In one Denitratisoma sp. genomic region, the following are encoded:
- the rpsB gene encoding 30S ribosomal protein S2, which translates to MSTTMRQMLEAGVHFGHQTRFWNPKMAPFIFGHRNKIHIINLEKTLVKYQEAMSFLRKMSSNKGTVLFVGTKRQAREIVREEALRAGVPFVDERWLGGMLTNFKTVKQSIKRLKELETMSQDGTFERLGKKEALMLQRELVKLEKSIGGIKDMNGLPDAIFVIDVGYHKIAITEAGKLGIPVVAVVDTNHTPEGVAYVIPGNDDSSRAIRLYARGAADAVLEGRSQSVQEVVAAVSDDFVEVDEGGESAAA; encoded by the coding sequence ATGTCTACGACCATGCGTCAAATGCTGGAGGCGGGTGTCCATTTCGGCCACCAGACCCGTTTCTGGAATCCCAAGATGGCCCCCTTCATCTTCGGCCATCGCAACAAGATCCACATCATCAACCTGGAAAAGACCCTGGTCAAATACCAGGAGGCGATGAGTTTCCTGCGCAAGATGTCGTCGAACAAGGGCACCGTGCTCTTCGTCGGCACGAAGCGCCAGGCGCGCGAGATCGTGCGCGAGGAAGCCCTGCGTGCCGGCGTGCCTTTCGTCGACGAGCGCTGGCTGGGCGGCATGCTGACCAACTTCAAGACGGTCAAGCAGTCGATCAAGCGCCTGAAGGAGCTCGAGACGATGTCGCAGGACGGCACCTTCGAGCGCCTTGGCAAGAAGGAGGCGCTGATGCTCCAGCGCGAGTTGGTCAAGCTGGAGAAGAGCATCGGCGGCATCAAGGACATGAACGGCCTTCCCGACGCGATCTTCGTCATCGACGTCGGCTACCACAAGATCGCCATCACCGAAGCCGGCAAGCTGGGCATCCCGGTGGTCGCCGTGGTCGACACCAACCACACCCCCGAAGGCGTCGCCTACGTCATTCCGGGCAACGACGATTCCAGCCGGGCCATCCGCCTGTATGCGCGCGGCGCGGCCGATGCGGTGCTGGAAGGCCGCAGCCAGTCGGTGCAGGAAGTCGTCGCCGCGGTTTCCGACGACTTCGTCGAGGTTGACGAGGGCGGCGAAAGCGCAGCGGCCTGA
- the map gene encoding type I methionyl aminopeptidase, translated as MSIVIKTPEEIEKMRVAGRLASEVLDYIEPHVKPGITTAELDRLCHDYMVNEQGTIPAPLNYAPPGYKPYPKSICTSVNHQVCHGVPGDKALKKGDIVNLDITVIKHGWHGDTSRMFIVGKEASILAKRLCAVTYECLWLGIEQVRPGTHLGDIGHAIQRHAESNGFSVVREFCGHGIGRQFHEEPQVLHYGRPGSGPELCPGMIFTIEPMINAGKAAISELPDGWTIVTKDRSLSAQWEHTVLVTESGAEVLTLSAGSPPKPELRG; from the coding sequence ATGAGCATCGTCATCAAGACCCCCGAAGAAATTGAAAAGATGCGGGTCGCCGGCCGACTGGCCTCGGAAGTCCTCGATTACATCGAACCCCACGTCAAACCGGGCATCACCACGGCGGAACTCGATCGCCTGTGCCACGACTACATGGTCAACGAGCAAGGCACCATTCCGGCACCCCTGAACTACGCCCCGCCCGGCTACAAGCCCTACCCCAAGTCCATCTGCACCTCGGTCAACCACCAGGTCTGCCACGGCGTGCCGGGCGACAAGGCCTTGAAAAAAGGCGATATCGTCAATCTCGACATCACCGTCATCAAGCACGGCTGGCACGGCGATACCTCGCGCATGTTCATCGTCGGCAAGGAAGCCAGCATCCTGGCCAAGCGGCTTTGCGCGGTGACCTACGAGTGTCTCTGGCTGGGCATTGAACAAGTGAGGCCGGGCACCCATCTGGGCGACATCGGTCATGCCATCCAGCGCCACGCCGAGTCGAACGGTTTTTCGGTCGTGCGCGAGTTCTGCGGCCACGGCATCGGCCGCCAATTCCATGAAGAACCGCAAGTGCTGCATTACGGCCGACCGGGCAGCGGGCCGGAGTTGTGCCCCGGCATGATCTTCACCATCGAGCCGATGATCAACGCCGGCAAGGCAGCCATCTCGGAACTTCCCGACGGCTGGACCATCGTCACCAAGGATCGCAGCCTGTCCGCCCAGTGGGAACATACCGTGCTGGTGACCGAATCCGGTGCTGAAGTGCTGACCTTGTCTGCCGGCTCGCCGCCCAAACCGGAGCTCCGGGGCTGA